The nucleotide window GGTCAGAGCCCATGATTTCACTGTAAATTGAGGAGGACTTTACATTGTCCTGCAGGTTTTCGCTTACGAAAAAGTAGTCCAGACGCCACCCGACATTTCTTTTACGTGCACCTGTTCTCATTGACCACCAGGAATAGTTTCCGCCTTCAGGATGGAACATACGGAAGGTATCAAGATAGCCGGCAGCAAGGAACTTATCCATCCATGCCCGCTCTTCAGGAAGAAAACCGGATATTGTTTCGTTTTGCTTGGGACGGGAGAGGTCGAGCTCTTTGTGGGCAGTATTGACATCTCCGCAAATGACAAGTCTTTTGCCTTCGGCTTTGAGAGAGTTTGCATAGTCTAAAAAAGCTTCATAAAAACTCAATTTGTATTCCAGGCGCTCCAGAGAGGCTTTGCCATTAGGAAAATAGATATTCATTAGGGTAAAGTCCTCAAAATCGGCACGCAGGAAGCGGCCTTCCCTGTCAAATTTTTCGAGTCCCATGCTGGTTTCTAGCTTCAGTGGTTTTTTCCTGGAGAAGAGTCCGACCCCGCTGTAGCCATTCTGTTCTGCCGAGACAAAATAATTATAGTAGCCTGGAATGTTCTTTGCTTCTCTCGGTAGTTTATCAGGAGAAACTTTAGTTTCCTGAATGCAGACGATATCGAATTTCTGTTCCAGTAAAAGCTCAAGAAAACCTTTTTTCATTGCAGCCCGAAGACCGTTTACGTTCCAGGAAATGAGGTTGTAGTGACCAGACATTTTCGATCCCCAGCGATTTTTCGGATTTTATATTTATAATGAAGGCAAGAAGAAACAGGAGTTAAACCGTATAAACTGAAATGAGTAAACTGAAATGAGTAAACTGAATTGAGTAAACTGAATTGAGTAAACTGAATTGAGTAAACTGAATTGAGTAAACTGAAATGAACTGAAAATAATTCAAAGTCTTAGTAAATAAATACTCCTTATTTTATGTATAAAGCCTATTTTGAGGATCTCAAATTAGCTTTTAAAATCTTTGGTCTTTTGATACCTACTTTTTGCAACTTCTTTTTGCAGCTATTTTTCCGGTTTATAACCGAGATGGTCATAAAACTCCAGGTTGTTTGTATTCTCATTTTTAAGTTTCCTTATTTCTTCCTGATTAAGTATAGGTTGAGTAAATATATATTAAATAAAAATAAAATCACAATTGCTAATTTCCTGTAATTTGCTTTACATACTATTGCCCTGCTGACTGCAGGTCAAATCTGTAAATGTGGGGAAAATATCCTGTGAAAAACCAGTTGGGGAGCCGCGATGTTATGGATCTTAACGAAAAGATAGACATGATAGGGCGTTTATATCTTGGGCTTGAACAAATAGAAGACTGTGAGGAGTTTTCAGCTTTGATTCCCGAAGTTCGAACAAATTTTGTTTATGCCTCAAAAGAATCAGCCACTCCTGAAGATGTTGTTGCGGTCGATGGGAGGATTTCCATAGTTGATGGGTTTCCGAAAGCTACTGGGAGAATAAAATTCGGGGCTTCTAGCTATATGGCACACCTTGTGCTGGAAATCCGAAAAAAAGATTCTGAGATAAGGTCTATTATAGATTTTGCAAATAACCCTGAGATTGCCGAGTTTTTGCAAACCTACTGTAAAGAAAAGGGATGGGACTTTTCGGTTGTAGACCGGCGCTTTGAGCCTGAGAATATGAAGGATGCAGAAGGGGAGGCCATCTCATGGATGGTCGAAGAGGCTATTCGGGCTGCAGGAGGCAAAATGCCCAGGATTTTTTACGA belongs to Methanosarcina barkeri 3 and includes:
- a CDS encoding exodeoxyribonuclease III; its protein translation is MSGHYNLISWNVNGLRAAMKKGFLELLLEQKFDIVCIQETKVSPDKLPREAKNIPGYYNYFVSAEQNGYSGVGLFSRKKPLKLETSMGLEKFDREGRFLRADFEDFTLMNIYFPNGKASLERLEYKLSFYEAFLDYANSLKAEGKRLVICGDVNTAHKELDLSRPKQNETISGFLPEERAWMDKFLAAGYLDTFRMFHPEGGNYSWWSMRTGARKRNVGWRLDYFFVSENLQDNVKSSSIYSEIMGSDHCPVGLELEF
- a CDS encoding thiamine-phosphate synthase family protein translates to MKNQLGSRDVMDLNEKIDMIGRLYLGLEQIEDCEEFSALIPEVRTNFVYASKESATPEDVVAVDGRISIVDGFPKATGRIKFGASSYMAHLVLEIRKKDSEIRSIIDFANNPEIAEFLQTYCKEKGWDFSVVDRRFEPENMKDAEGEAISWMVEEAIRAAGGKMPRIFYETGAVGKEPVSILVGKDPLEVAEQICELARSYQNQDKGLNKKTMR